The following DNA comes from Flammeovirgaceae bacterium.
CAGGCCTTCGATCCTGGGCAACAGCTTCATGCTACCCTTTTTTACACCATTTAAGTCAAGTACCGCCATCAACTCCCCTATCCCTTCTTGGTTTTCCACCTGCTCCCTGGGCATCCGCACCTGGCATTGAATGCTGTCCTTCACCAGGTTTATCCGGGCACCGCCTGGGATGTTTTCCACCATCAGTTTTGCCCCCTTGCTTATTTCCATCCATTCCGCCACTTCAAAAATGACCTCCACGGTTTGCGGGTCGAATTGAAGCAGCCCATCGTCAGGCTGCGGGACGGCCACTTTTTCCCTAAAATCATCATTGATCCCTTCTTCCCTCACCTGGAGCAATAGGGAATCAGGCTGCTGGTCCACAATGCTTTTGGGGCCCCTCACCAGGACCGAGTCGGGGAGCACCACAATCGGGCTGAGCCTGTCATAGCCCTCGGCAAATGTAAACTGGCCGGGGTCCACCGCTACCCTTATTTTCCGCTCCACCTTCGGGTCCAATGCCAGGTACAGCGTATCGGTGACCACATGGTTGATGCGGAGGTTGTCCAATTGGCCGGCCAACAGTGCGGGCAAGGTGCTGCCCACAATCTTCTTTACCTCGGTGGGCCGCTCCAGGGGGATGTCCATTTCCGGCAGGCTGACCCCCAGGCTTTTTCTCAGCAGGTCCCAGCCATTGCCACTCACGTTCATAAATACCGCCCTGGGCAGTGGCTCCACCGGAACGTACTTGTCCCGGTCAAACTGAAAACCAACGGGGAACCGCAGGTTAGTGGAATAGTCTTTGTTCAGGGCATTGAAAAACCAAAACACCAGCGCGGCAAGCAGGCACAACGTGACCGCCTTCCAGTTGGTACGGTTGAAATGAAACAAGTTGATAATGACGCGAAAAAAATTCACATCTGGTTGTTATTTTTTGTTGGCCAGTGCCTTGGTCGACTCCATGGAGATGGAGGATTTGTTGAATTTTATCCTTCCTCCTTTTTCCACTTCAAGTATAAAAGTATCGCCTTCTATCTCGGCAATCCTACCGTGCATGCCACCGATGGTAACGATATTGTCCCCCTTGCTTACCTCATCCACAAACTTCTTTTGGTCTTTGGCCTTTTTTTGTTGTGGCCGGATCATAAAGAAGTAAAATACGGCCACGATGGCGAGCATAAATACCATGGAAGTCCAGCCGCTTCCACCCTGTGCCTGCAATAAAACTGTGTACATCATTTTTTATGAAATTTTTAGTCGGCAAAGTTACCCTATTAAAAGCAAACATCCCAAACCCGCCAGGGAATGGGATGTGCCGTCAATTCGTTACATACCGCGGTTACCGCGTGGGCCCGTTTGCCCCTGTGGGTTTTGGCGTTACCATCGCCTTGAACCTGAGCGTGGTCACCTTTGGCCAGGTGTTGGCCGTTACCGTAATGGTTTTGTTTTGAATGTTTGGCTTTCCATTGCTGTCAAATTCAGCCTTGATAAACCCGGTGCCGCCCACGGGGATTGGCTCTTTGGACCATTCGGGCACGGTACAGCCACATGAAGGCTGTGCGTTCTGAATGATGAGGGGCGCTTCCCCGGTATTCTTGAAGGAATAGGTATAGCTCACTTTATCGCCCTCCTTAATGGTGCCAAAATCATGGTCGGTGGTGGCAAACTCAAACACAGGCAATGGGCCTTCCGGTTTGGTCTCCGCAGCGGGCGTGGCCGCAGGAGTGGCCGCACTTGATGCCGTACTGTTGTTACCTTCCAATTGAACCAGCCTGCTTTCCAATTCTGCAATCCTTTTCTCAGCGGCACGGTCTTTACAACTGGCAAAAGCCGCACCCACCAACAGGACCAGTACTACTCGGTTTAAGATCTTCATGTTTTGAATTTTTAATTATGGTTAAACAAAAATAAACCCCGGCCGTGGCGAAAGCCAACTACCGGGGCCCGTTAACAATTCTTTAACTTTTTTCAGAGCCCCGTATTTGCGACAATAGGTCGTCCACATCCTCGAGCAGCCGTTCTGCCTTGTTTTTGGCCTCGGACACTACTTTTGCCCCTTGCGACTTGGCCTCCGTGGTCAGCGGGGTCTCCTTGCCTTTTACCAAATCGTCCAGGAACTGCTCCAACACTTCTTTGTACTTGTCCAGCTTGTAGGTAAGCTTCTCCCTTGTGTTGGAGCCTTTGTCCGGTGCATATAAAATGCCCAATATGCCCCCTAGGGCCGCCCCCGATAAAAATGCCATAAGGGCACCACTCTTTTTGCTCATATCAATTTTAATTTTGGGAACGTAAAGATACAACGAAATTGCAAGAAGTCCACTTGCCGTGCCTTTAAAGGCATTTTTGCCCTATAACGGCTATTTGTTGTCGATAAGCCCCCTGCCGCTTTTCCGGGCCACGCCCGTGGCCACCAATTCCTTGGCCATCACGTCAAGGATGCCGTTCACAAACTTGGCGCTTTTGGGGGTACTGTAGTTTTTGGTCAGCTCTATGTATTCGTTGATGGTCACTTTTATGGGGATGGCAGGAAAATGTATAAGTTCCGTGATCGCCATTTCCAGGATTACCCTGTCCGTTAGGGGCAACCTTTCCACTTCCCAGTTTTTTGTATTGGCGGCAATCAAATCCTTGTTGGCCGGTCCTATCTGGGTGGTCTTTTCGAATAGGGTGTTCATAAATTCCAGGTCGTCCTCCCAGTCCAGTGACAATTTCTGCAACTGGACGGCCCCCTCCCCGGTCAGCGACTTGAGCGTTTTGTCAACCAGGCTTTTCACGATATCATGGTCTTCGGCCCACCTAATGTCCTTTTCCGCAAAGAAGTCATTGATCACTGTTGCCCCCAGTATGAGCTTGCGCACGATATGCTTGATGATGTCCTTTTGCCTGTTGTCGTCCGGGTGGGTTTCCTTGATGTATTCCTGGTAAGCTTTGTCTTTCTTCACCACCTTGTGGAACCACTCACGGGCAGTGGCCCTGTTGTTTTCCCAATTGGCGTTGGCCTTCAGCAATACGCTTTGCAAAGGCCGGTCGGCCCTCAGGGCGGCAATAAAATTATTGTTTAAAAAATTTGCATGGTTGGCCTTTTTATCCGACTTGGCCACCTCTTCAAACACCAGGAGCAAGCCCAGCACCGAGTAGTACCAGTGGTTGATTTTCCCCACCTCCGCGACCAGGTTTTTTTTCAGGAACACATAATCTTTTTTGTTGTTGTTATGGAAAAGCCCCAGGCCTTCCGCCACCACGCTGTTTACCTGCGGGTCTTCGCTTTCTTTGGCCTCCTTGGAACCAAAATGCGATTTGTACAAAGAAAGGGCTTCTTTTCTTTTCTCTTTAAGGAGGGGCTTGTCCTGCACCTCCATGGAATTGAGGTCGGGGCTAAAGCGTTCGCTGACCAGGTCCTGTGCCAACACATAGTTTGCTTCCTTGCACTGTTCGTATGCAAATAAGGATTGCATGATCTTTACACGGAGCGTACGTCTGTTTAGCATGGTCAATGAACGTTGTGTGGCCGCAAAACTACAACGAATGCTTCAATAAACGAAGCCAGCGGCAATACCGGGTTACCGGGGTATCCTCACCTTTCCCACTTCCTGTATCCTCTTTTCGGCCAACCTCATGGCGGCTTCCTGGCTGGTGATCTTTTCCGTTTCTGCCAGGTTCAGGATGTTAAGGCACGTGTCGTAAATTTTTTCTGTGTGGTGGTAGACCCGGTCACGGTTATAGTTGCCGTAGAATTCGTTCCCCACATTGATCACGCCCCCGGCATTGATCAAAAAATCAGGGGCGTACACGATGCCCTTGTCCAAAAGCATATACCCGTGCTTGATCTCGTCTTTGAGTTGGTTATTGGCCGCCCCGGCCACGATGGCACATTTCAACCTGGGGATGGTGTCATCGTTCAAGGATGCCCCCAGGGCACAAGGGGCATAGATATCCATGTCCAGGTCGTAGATTTTATCCTGCGCGATGGTGTCCACGCCAAAACGTTTGGCCACTTCTTTCGTTTTCTCATCGGAGATATCCGTGATGGTGACTTTGGCATTTTCTTTTACCAAAAGTTCCACCAGGTAGGTGCCCACTTGGCCTACCCCCTGCACCCCTATTTTTTTTGCCCCCAGGCTGTCGTTCCCATACACCTTTTTTGCGGTGGCCTTCATGCCCATGTACACGCCATAGGCTGTGACGGGTGACGGGTCGCCCCCTCCCCCCATGGATTCCGGCAGTCCGGTAACATATTTCGTTTCCATGCCGATATATTCCATGTCCCTGGTGCTCATGTTCACATCTTCAGCGGTGATGTACTTGCCACTAAGGCTTTGTATGAACTTTCCAAACCTTCTCAGGTAGGCTTCGGTCTTCATGGTCTTGGCGTCCCCTATCAACACTGCTTTTCCCCCTCCAAGGTTTAGCCCGCTAATGGCCGCCTTGAAAGTCATGCCCCTTGAAAGGCGCAGTACATCGGTAAGTGCCTCCGCTTCGGAAACATAGTTCCACATGCGCGTGCCCCCCAATGACGGGCCGAGGGCAGTATTGTGGATGGCAATCAACGCCTTGAGCCCCGTAGGTTCGTCATAGCAATACACCACCTGCTCATGGCCAAGCCCTGCTACTTTGGCAAACACTCCCTCCGGTTTCACCGATTGAACTTCTTTAATTTCCATGGCCTTATTATTTAAGTTTTGAATGGCTACTTTTGCCCCAGCCTGTAATACGAAATCGTAAATGGGTAGGCAAAACTATCTTTTTTCTTGTTTTATATCAAAGCGTGCCCCGCGGCCAAATTGAACTAATGCCATATTCTTTCGTTTTTATGGGGCCTGGCTAATTTTATTTCATGAAGGAACTCCGATACCTCAATAAATACCTGATAAAATACAAGTGGCATATTGCCTGGGGGGCCGTTTTTGTGATTATTTCCAATATTTTTCAGATCCTCCCGGCCCAGATGGTCCGACATGCCATTGACCTGGTCACCGACAACATCAGGGTGTACGAAGCTTTTGACCAACTGGGCGCACAAAAAGATTTTTTTGAGGTGTTTGCGTTTGGCATCCTGGTGTACGCTGCCCTCATCCTCGTCATGGCATTGCTCCGTGGCATCTTCCTTTATTTTGTAAGGCAAACGCTCATCGTCATGAGCCGGCTGATTGAGTACGACCTGAAAAACGAAATCTTTGAACATTACCAAACCCTTCCGCTAAGTTTTTACCGGAGGAACAACACCGGTGACCTGATGAACAGGATATCGGAAGACGTAGGGCGTGTACGCATGTACCTGGGGCCGTCCATCATGTATGGGCTGCAGCTCACCACCCTGTTTGCCATGCTGATCCCCGTTATGTTCAGCATCAGCCCAATGCTTACCTGGTACGCTTTGATCCCTTTGCCCATACTGTCGTTCTCTATTTACTATGTCAACAACATTATCGAAAGGCGGTCTGAGGAAATCCAAAGGAGCCAATCCCGGCTCAGTACTTTCGTGCAGGAGGCTTTTTCGGGCATACGGGTACTGAAGTCTTTTACGCGGGAGAACGAGTCCATTCATAATTTTTCAACGGAAAGTGACGAATACAAAAACCAATCCCTGCGGCTCACCCGTGTGCAGGCCCTGTTCTTTCCCTTGATCACCGGGCTCATCGGGCTCAGCACCATCCTGGCGGTGTACGCAGGGGGCGTGCAGGTAATCAGCGGGTCGCTCACCTTCGGAAATATTGCGGAGTTTATCATTTATGTAAACCTTCTCACCTGGCCGGTGGCCTCGCTGGGTTGGACCAGCAGCCTCATACAAAGGGCAGAAGCTTCGCAAAAGAGGATCAACGAGTTCCTCAAAACCAAAACCGACATCATCTCCGAAGAAAACCTGGAGCATGAAATACTAGGGAAAATAGAATTCAAAAACGTCTGGTTTGAATATCCCGATACCGGCATTGTAGCCCTGAAGGACATCACTTTTAGCATTGACCCGGGCGAGTCGCTGGCCATCATTGGCACCACGGGGTCGGGAAAAAGCACGATCGCCAACCTCATTGGCAGGCTGTACGACACCACAAAAGGGGAAATATACATTGATGGCGTGCCGATCAAAAAATTCAACCTGACCTCGCTGCGAAGCCAGATGGGGTTTGTCCCCCAGGACGTGTTCCTTTTCAGCGACACTATTTACAACAACATTGGCTTTGGCATTGCCGCCCCTGACGAGGAAAAGGTGAAGAAAGCCGCCATTGATGCTGACGTGTACGACAATATCATGGATTTCCCACAAGGGTTTCAAACGCGGGTGGGGGAGCGCGGCATTACGCTTTCTGGCGGGCAAAAACAGCGGGTGTCCATAGCAAGGGCCGTTGTGCGGTCGCCAAAGGTTTTGGTGCTGGACGATGCCTTGTCTGCCGTGGACACCAAAACGGAAAACTCCATCCTCAACAGCATGAAAAAAATAATGGTGGGCAGGACCAGCATCATCATTTCGCACCGGGTGTCTTCCGCAAAGCTGGCCAACAAAATCATCGTGCTCCATGACGGGGAAATCATCGAGAAGGGCTCGCATGAAAGTTTGCTTGCCGAGGGCAGGACCTACCGGGATCTTTACGAAAAGCAAATCCAGTCGAACGAGGTAGGGGCCTAAAAGATGTAGCGGAGGCCCACGCCCCCCTGAAAACGTTGATAGCCGGGGTCCAGAAGGGTGTCCGTGAACCACTCAATCTCTATAAAAGCTGAGACGGGCAAGGTAAAGTACGAATATTCAAAACCCGTGACCACCACGGGCCCATAGGTAAAGCGGTTCCTCCTGAATTTATCAAACCGGCTTTCCACATTCACGATCAGCCCGTCCTCATAGAGGTAGTCGTATTCCAAAGTGGTGCTCCTCCACTGCCAGCCCAGCCCGGCATAAACCTGTAGCCCCTCGGAAACCTTGTCCAGGTTCCATTGGTAGAGGAATTTTGCCTGCACAAACCAGTCGGCCGTTGCCTTGTGGGCCAGGTAGGTGATGCGCTGGTCATCGCCCAATGTATCGGGAAGATAAGTGTTGTAAAGGTTGCGGTAATATTTGTTGTACAGCCCGCTGGCCGCCTTTCCGGCATCGGCCGTAAAGGACCAGTTTTTGTTAGGGTAAAACTTATAGGTGAGCGCAAAGGGGTCGCCCATCTTCACCCCGATGCCCTGATAGGGGTAGGCACTGGTCTCAAAAATAGGGCACATGATGCGCATTTTGCTGCGTGGCACTTTGGGCACCCGAAACTTGGCGCTCTTCACGCTTTTCCTTACCTGTGCGGGGACGTGCCCGGCAGCGAGGATTATAATAAAGAGCAATAACAATGTCTTTTTAAAGGGCATTAGGACAAATATAACTCTTTTGGGATTATGGCTAAGCGGACGGCTGGTTTTGAAAGTTGAAACGCTAAACCACCTCTTTGTATTGCATCCTGTGCAGGTAGGCATAGTAACCATCAAGGGCCAGGAGGGCTTCATGGCGCCCGGCCTCCTTGATCTCGCCCTTGTCCAAAACGATAATCTTGTTGGCCTTTTGAATGGTGGAGAGCCTGTGGGCGATCACAATTGCGGTCCTGTTGCTCATCATCTTTTCAATGGCCTCTTTTATCATCCCTTCTGTTTCATCGTCCACCGAGCTGGTGGCCTCGTCCAGCACCAAAATCCTGGGGTCATAGACCATGGCCCTGATAAACGACAGCAACTGCCTTTGCCCTACTGATAGGGTGGCGCCCCTTTCCATTACGTTGTAGTCCAATCCCCCTGGCAGCCGTTCAATAAATTTCCGGGCGCCCACAAGGTCTGCCGCCTGCATGATCATGTCATCGGTGACTTCCGGTGCCCCCAGGGTAATGTTGTACCTGATGGTGTCGCTGAAAAGGAACACGTCCTGCAGCACCACGCCTATGCCTTTGCGCAATGAGGACAACCCTATGCCGGCAATGTCGGTGCCATCGACCTTAATGGTGCCCCGGTTGATGTCATAAAAACGGTTGAGCAGGTTGATTATGGAAGATTTTCCCGCGCCTGTTGCCCCCACGAGCGCTACCGTTTCCCCGGGGTTTATTTTAATGTTTATGTCCTTCAACACATATTCCGCGTTATTGTAGGCAAACCAAACATGTTCAAATTCCACCTTTCCCCTGATCGTGGCAAGTTGCACCGTCCCGTCATTCACGAGGTGTTCGTTGCTGTCCAGCAAGTTCATTATCCTGGACGAACTAACGATTCCCATTTGAAGGGTATTGTAACGGTCGGCAATCATCCGTATAGGCCTAAAAAACATCTGAATGTACATGATAAAGGCGGTGAGCGTCCCTATGGTTATCCCGGTGTCCCCGCTGATCACCCCTTTTGCCCCGTACCATACCAGCAGGCCCACGCCCATGGCCGCGATGATCTCTGCCACAGGAAAATAAACGGAGTAATACAATACCGACTTAAGGTGGGCCGCTTTGTGTTCCTTATTGATTTCCTTGAATTTTTCGTATTCCCTTTTTTCACTTCCAAATATTTGCACGATGTTGATGCCCGTCAAATGTTCCTGCACGAAAGCATTAAGGTTGGAGACCGCATTGCGCACATCGTTGAAGGTGACCTTGACCTTCTCTTTGAAAATATAAGTGGACAATAACATCAACGGGATGGTGGACAAGCTCACCAAGGCCAGGCGCCAGTCCGTATAGAACATAAATATCAAAATGAAAACCACTTGCAACAGGTCCCCCGCCAGCGCGGCCAGCCCTTCGCTAAACACATCGGCCAATGCTTCCACATCGGAGATGGTGCGCGTCACCAGCCTGCCGATAGGGGTGCGGTCAAAAAACCTTAGCCTGAACCCCACCAGGTGCTTATAGAGTTTTACCCGTATATCGCGGATCACATATTGGCCAATCCATCCGGACAAGTAGGTATGGACATATTGGAAAACGGATTGAACGACAAGTAGGCCAAAAATCAACAGCATGACCTGGGCCAGGCCCTGGTAGTCACCGTGGGCCACATCATGGTCGAGGGTATATTGAATGAGCAACGGCCTCACGGGCGTGAGCACCCCCAGCACGAGGGTCAAAAAAACCAAAAAGTAAAATTTGCCACGGTAAGGTTTTACAAAGTCGAGGATACGCTTTAATACCTTAAAGTCGATAATGTTGCCGCTGCTGATCTTTTCTTTCTCCACGCCCTAGTCTAAAAAAACCTTTCCTGGATATTTAACATTTACGAGGTAAAGCCCTTCCGGTGGCACGTTCATTCCGGCCATCTTCCTGTCTTTGCTGTCTATTATGCGCTGGAACTGCCTGATGGAAACCTTGCCTGTGCCTACGTCAAGCAGGCTTCCTACAATTGCCCTCACCATCCCCCTGAGGAAGCGGTTGGCCACGATGGTAAAAACCAATATATCGCCTTTTTGATTCCAATGCGCTTTTTTAAGGTTGCAAATAAAATGATTTACATCCGTTTTTACCTTACTGAAACACTGAAAGTCCTGCTCCCCGGCCAATAAGGCAGCGGCCTCGTTCATGGCCTGCACGTCAATGGGCTTAAAGAAGTGGTAGGCAAAGCCCTGGTAAAAAGGGTTTTTAACCCGGGTGATCTTGTACTCATAGGCCCGCTCTACCGCGCTATAGCGGGCGTGGGCATCGGGCTTCACTTTTCGTATGGCATTGATGGAGATCGCTTTTGGCAAGAAAGAGTTTAGTTTTTGCAAGGTAACGGGGCGGTCCAATTCACGGGCAAAGTCGGCATGGAAAAACTGTTTTGCACAATGCACCCCGGTATCGGTCCTTCCACTTCCCACTATCCCGATTTTTGCCCTGAACAATTTTTTGAAAACGTCTTCCACCACTTGCTGCACGCCCACGGCATTGGCCTGCGATTGCCAGCCATGGTAGTGGGTGCCGGTGTAGCTTATTTCGAAAAAGTAGCGCATGTCAGGGAGGTAGGAAATAAAAAAAACAACAAGTCAGCGCCAGGAAGCCAACGCCTTCGCCCCCCAATACCTATACCAGTCCCGCGCCCTCTACAACCGCACATTTTCATACACAACGGCCGCCCCCTGCCCCACTCCAATGCACATGGTGGCCAGCCCATACTTCACTTTCCTCTTTTGCATTTCATGAAGGAGGGTGGCGCTAATGCGGGCGCCACTGCAGCCCAGGGGATGGCCGATGGCAATGGCGCCACCGTTTACGTTTACTGTTTCCGGGTCGAGTCCCAACTCGCGGATGCACGCAATGGACTGGGAGGCAAACGCCTCGTTTAATTCCACCAGCCCCATGTCCTTTACCGAAAGGCGGGCCCGCTTCAGGGCCTTGCGGGAGGCCTCTATGGGGCCTACCCCCATTATGGCGGGGTCAACGCCCGCCACGCCCATCGACACCACGCGCCCAAGGGGCCTAAGGCCCAGCTTTTGCACCGTGCTTTCCCCCACCAGCAAGGCCGCGGCCGCCCCATCGTTGATGCCTGAGGAATTGCCTGCCGTCACCGTTCCCCCTTCCTTAAAGGCGGGTTTTAAGGCCGCCAACTTTTCCATGGACGTTTCACGTGGGTATTCGTCTTTGCCAAATTCCACCGGCCCGCCTTTCTTTTGGGGAACCGGCACGGGCACGATTTCCGCCTTAAACTTCCCGGCCTGTTCCGCTTTAAAATACCGTTGCTGGGACTGCAGCCCAAAGGCGTCTTGTTCTTCCCTGGAAATTTTCCATTTTTCGGCCACATTTTCCGCGGTTTCGCCCATGCCGTAGGGATAGTACATTTTTGCCAGCGCAGGGTTGGTAAACCGCCACCCTATGGTGGTATCATACACGCCCGCTTTCCTTGAGAAGGCTTCCGTGGCCTTGGGCATGACAAAGGGTGCCCGGCTCATGCTTTCCACGCCCCCGGCTATGTACACTTCTCCATCACCGCAGGCAATGGCGCGCGAGGCATCCATTATTGCCTGCAACCCGGAGGCGCAAAGCCGGTTCACCGTTACGCCAGGCACATGGACGGGAAGGCCCGCCAAAAGCAAGGCCATCCTGGCCACGTTCCTGTTGTCTTCACCCGATTGGTTGGCCGCGCCAAAAACCACATCCTCCACCAGTGCCTGGCCCACCTGCGGGTTCCTCTCCATCAACTTTTTGATGACATGGGCCGCCAGGTCGTCCGGCCGCACCGAAGCCAACGTTCCGCCATACCGCCCAACGGGGGTACGCAATATGTCTACGATGTAGGTAGCGTTCATGATGAATAAAGGTTGAAAATTGGGCCAAAACGCCTCAAATTCATTACTTTTGACGCAAGTTAAACCAACCCTCCTATGTGGCAAAGGAAACAAACTGTATTTCTCCTGATTGTTGGCGTGTGCATGTTGGCCAGTATTTTCTTTCCCATATGGCATTCCCATAGCGATGGCATACAGAAGGCCTTGTTCCCCCTTCACTACACGGTAACCGAGGGGGACGTAAAAACCACGCTTTATTTTCCTTTCAGCCTTACCGCCATCTGCGCGGTGGCCGCGGCCACCATTGCTTTCTTTGAAATCGGGAAATTTCAAAACCGGTTGCTGCAAATCAAACTAGGGGCGTTTAACTCATTGTTTATGGCCGGAAATATCGGGGCGGCCGTATACTTTGCCACCGACCTTATCAAAACCAACCAGGTGGCAGGGGAGTACGGGGTGGCCCTGTTCCTCCCCATTGTGGCGATGGTAAGCAATATGGTGGCCAACCGCTTTATCAGAAAAGATGAAAAGCTGGTGAGGGACTCTGACCGGCTTCGCTAGGCCACGGCCTGCAACCAAAAGTATTTAACCATAAAAATTGATGGTCGCCATAGCAGGCTTCCATCAAATGTTGATTGTATAATTGTTGAACTTTAAACCGTAACAGCATCCATGGCGCAAACTAAATTAGGGGAAAACACCGTGAACACGATAGGGGATTTGCCGGCAATTGGCTCCACTGCCCCCAACTTTACATTGGTAGACAATACATTGAAAGAGGTAAGCCTGTCGGATTTCAAGGGCAAGAAGGTGGTCCTCAGTATTTTTCCAAGCATCGATACCGGTGTGTGTGCTACCGCGGTGAGGGAATTCAACAAGCGGGCCACCGGCCTTGACAACACCGTGGTCTTGTCCATTTCCAAAGATTTGCCTTTTGCCTTCAAGCGCTTTTGTGGTGCCGA
Coding sequences within:
- a CDS encoding ABC transporter ATP-binding protein, whose amino-acid sequence is MKELRYLNKYLIKYKWHIAWGAVFVIISNIFQILPAQMVRHAIDLVTDNIRVYEAFDQLGAQKDFFEVFAFGILVYAALILVMALLRGIFLYFVRQTLIVMSRLIEYDLKNEIFEHYQTLPLSFYRRNNTGDLMNRISEDVGRVRMYLGPSIMYGLQLTTLFAMLIPVMFSISPMLTWYALIPLPILSFSIYYVNNIIERRSEEIQRSQSRLSTFVQEAFSGIRVLKSFTRENESIHNFSTESDEYKNQSLRLTRVQALFFPLITGLIGLSTILAVYAGGVQVISGSLTFGNIAEFIIYVNLLTWPVASLGWTSSLIQRAEASQKRINEFLKTKTDIISEENLEHEILGKIEFKNVWFEYPDTGIVALKDITFSIDPGESLAIIGTTGSGKSTIANLIGRLYDTTKGEIYIDGVPIKKFNLTSLRSQMGFVPQDVFLFSDTIYNNIGFGIAAPDEEKVKKAAIDADVYDNIMDFPQGFQTRVGERGITLSGGQKQRVSIARAVVRSPKVLVLDDALSAVDTKTENSILNSMKKIMVGRTSIIISHRVSSAKLANKIIVLHDGEIIEKGSHESLLAEGRTYRDLYEKQIQSNEVGA
- a CDS encoding ABC transporter ATP-binding protein, with product MEKEKISSGNIIDFKVLKRILDFVKPYRGKFYFLVFLTLVLGVLTPVRPLLIQYTLDHDVAHGDYQGLAQVMLLIFGLLVVQSVFQYVHTYLSGWIGQYVIRDIRVKLYKHLVGFRLRFFDRTPIGRLVTRTISDVEALADVFSEGLAALAGDLLQVVFILIFMFYTDWRLALVSLSTIPLMLLSTYIFKEKVKVTFNDVRNAVSNLNAFVQEHLTGINIVQIFGSEKREYEKFKEINKEHKAAHLKSVLYYSVYFPVAEIIAAMGVGLLVWYGAKGVISGDTGITIGTLTAFIMYIQMFFRPIRMIADRYNTLQMGIVSSSRIMNLLDSNEHLVNDGTVQLATIRGKVEFEHVWFAYNNAEYVLKDINIKINPGETVALVGATGAGKSSIINLLNRFYDINRGTIKVDGTDIAGIGLSSLRKGIGVVLQDVFLFSDTIRYNITLGAPEVTDDMIMQAADLVGARKFIERLPGGLDYNVMERGATLSVGQRQLLSFIRAMVYDPRILVLDEATSSVDDETEGMIKEAIEKMMSNRTAIVIAHRLSTIQKANKIIVLDKGEIKEAGRHEALLALDGYYAYLHRMQYKEVV
- a CDS encoding acetyl-CoA C-acyltransferase, with product MNATYIVDILRTPVGRYGGTLASVRPDDLAAHVIKKLMERNPQVGQALVEDVVFGAANQSGEDNRNVARMALLLAGLPVHVPGVTVNRLCASGLQAIMDASRAIACGDGEVYIAGGVESMSRAPFVMPKATEAFSRKAGVYDTTIGWRFTNPALAKMYYPYGMGETAENVAEKWKISREEQDAFGLQSQQRYFKAEQAGKFKAEIVPVPVPQKKGGPVEFGKDEYPRETSMEKLAALKPAFKEGGTVTAGNSSGINDGAAAALLVGESTVQKLGLRPLGRVVSMGVAGVDPAIMGVGPIEASRKALKRARLSVKDMGLVELNEAFASQSIACIRELGLDPETVNVNGGAIAIGHPLGCSGARISATLLHEMQKRKVKYGLATMCIGVGQGAAVVYENVRL
- the truA gene encoding tRNA pseudouridine(38-40) synthase TruA, with the protein product MRYFFEISYTGTHYHGWQSQANAVGVQQVVEDVFKKLFRAKIGIVGSGRTDTGVHCAKQFFHADFARELDRPVTLQKLNSFLPKAISINAIRKVKPDAHARYSAVERAYEYKITRVKNPFYQGFAYHFFKPIDVQAMNEAAALLAGEQDFQCFSKVKTDVNHFICNLKKAHWNQKGDILVFTIVANRFLRGMVRAIVGSLLDVGTGKVSIRQFQRIIDSKDRKMAGMNVPPEGLYLVNVKYPGKVFLD
- the nusB gene encoding transcription antitermination factor NusB; translated protein: MLNRRTLRVKIMQSLFAYEQCKEANYVLAQDLVSERFSPDLNSMEVQDKPLLKEKRKEALSLYKSHFGSKEAKESEDPQVNSVVAEGLGLFHNNNKKDYVFLKKNLVAEVGKINHWYYSVLGLLLVFEEVAKSDKKANHANFLNNNFIAALRADRPLQSVLLKANANWENNRATAREWFHKVVKKDKAYQEYIKETHPDDNRQKDIIKHIVRKLILGATVINDFFAEKDIRWAEDHDIVKSLVDKTLKSLTGEGAVQLQKLSLDWEDDLEFMNTLFEKTTQIGPANKDLIAANTKNWEVERLPLTDRVILEMAITELIHFPAIPIKVTINEYIELTKNYSTPKSAKFVNGILDVMAKELVATGVARKSGRGLIDNK
- a CDS encoding YtxH domain-containing protein translates to MSKKSGALMAFLSGAALGGILGILYAPDKGSNTREKLTYKLDKYKEVLEQFLDDLVKGKETPLTTEAKSQGAKVVSEAKNKAERLLEDVDDLLSQIRGSEKS
- a CDS encoding Glu/Leu/Phe/Val dehydrogenase, whose amino-acid sequence is MEIKEVQSVKPEGVFAKVAGLGHEQVVYCYDEPTGLKALIAIHNTALGPSLGGTRMWNYVSEAEALTDVLRLSRGMTFKAAISGLNLGGGKAVLIGDAKTMKTEAYLRRFGKFIQSLSGKYITAEDVNMSTRDMEYIGMETKYVTGLPESMGGGGDPSPVTAYGVYMGMKATAKKVYGNDSLGAKKIGVQGVGQVGTYLVELLVKENAKVTITDISDEKTKEVAKRFGVDTIAQDKIYDLDMDIYAPCALGASLNDDTIPRLKCAIVAGAANNQLKDEIKHGYMLLDKGIVYAPDFLINAGGVINVGNEFYGNYNRDRVYHHTEKIYDTCLNILNLAETEKITSQEAAMRLAEKRIQEVGKVRIPR
- a CDS encoding DUF1573 domain-containing protein, which codes for MKILNRVVLVLLVGAAFASCKDRAAEKRIAELESRLVQLEGNNSTASSAATPAATPAAETKPEGPLPVFEFATTDHDFGTIKEGDKVSYTYSFKNTGEAPLIIQNAQPSCGCTVPEWSKEPIPVGGTGFIKAEFDSNGKPNIQNKTITVTANTWPKVTTLRFKAMVTPKPTGANGPTR
- a CDS encoding DUF4293 domain-containing protein → MWQRKQTVFLLIVGVCMLASIFFPIWHSHSDGIQKALFPLHYTVTEGDVKTTLYFPFSLTAICAVAAATIAFFEIGKFQNRLLQIKLGAFNSLFMAGNIGAAVYFATDLIKTNQVAGEYGVALFLPIVAMVSNMVANRFIRKDEKLVRDSDRLR
- the yajC gene encoding preprotein translocase subunit YajC is translated as MMYTVLLQAQGGSGWTSMVFMLAIVAVFYFFMIRPQQKKAKDQKKFVDEVSKGDNIVTIGGMHGRIAEIEGDTFILEVEKGGRIKFNKSSISMESTKALANKK